A genomic stretch from Myxocyprinus asiaticus isolate MX2 ecotype Aquarium Trade chromosome 24, UBuf_Myxa_2, whole genome shotgun sequence includes:
- the LOC127414619 gene encoding endophilin-A2-like isoform X2, whose product MSVAGLKKQFYKASQMVSEKVGGAEGTKLDEEFKDLEKKVDVTNKAVVEVISKTSEYLQPNPASRAKLSMLNTMSKIRGQVKSPGYPQAEGLLGECMAKFGRELGEETNFGGALVDVGESMKRLAEVKDSLDIDVKQNFIDPLQGLCDKDLREIQHHLKKLEGRRLDYDYKKKRQGKIPDEELRQALEKFHESKEVAEISMYNLLETDIEQVSQLSSLVESQLQYHRQAVQILDELSDKLRDRMKDAQSRPRKEYVPKPKPVIDFGDPNEQSNGGFTPTSAPPMRNAAEQPCCKALYDFEPENEGELGFHEGDIITLTNQIDENWYEGMLRGQSGFFPLNYVEVIVPLPH is encoded by the exons ATGGTGAGTGAGAAGGTTGGCGGTGCTGAGGGAACTAAACTCGATGAGGAGTTCAAAGACCTGGAGAAA AAAGTAGATGTGACAAATAAAGCTGTGGTAGAAGTCATCTCTAAAACATCAGAGTACCTGCAACCCAATCCAG CATCTCGTGCAAAGCTCTCTATGTTGAACACTATGTCTAAGATCAGAGGCCAGGTGAAGAGTCCAGGTTATCCACAGGCAGAGGGGCTGCTGGGGGAATGCATGGCAAAGTTTGGTAGAGAACTTGGAGAGGAAACCAACTTTG GTGGTGCTCTAGTTGATGTTGGTGAAAGTATGAAGAGGCTAGCAGAGGTGAAGGATTCTTTGGACATTGATGTCAAACAAAACTTTATCGACCCTTTACAAGGCCTGTGTGACAAGGACCTGAGAGAGATACAG CATCATCTGAAAAAGCTTGAAGGACGCAGGTTGGATTATGACTACAAGAAGAAACGTCAAGGGAAGATTCCAGATGAAGAGCTCAGGCAGGCACTCGAGAAGTTTCATGAATCTAAGGAGGTGGCTGAGATCAGCATGTACAATCTTCTAGAAACCGAT ATTGAGCAAGTGAGCCAGCTGTCATCACTGGTTGAGTCTCAGCTGCAGTACCACAGACAGGCTGTTCAGATCCTAGATGAACTGTCCGACAAACTCAGAGacag GATGAAAGATGCTCAGTCACGTCCTCGTAAAGAGTATGTTCCCAAGCCCAAACCTGTTATTGACTTTGGAGACCCTAATGAACAGTCAAACGGAGGCTTCACCCCGACATCTGCTCCACCCATGCGAAATGCAG CAGAGCAGCCATGCTGTAAAGCACTTTATGACTTTGAGCCAGAGAACGAGGGTGAGTTGGGCTTCCACGAGGGTGACATCATCACTCTgaccaatcaaatcgatgaaaaTTGGTACGAAGGCATGCTGCGTGGCCAATCAGGATTCTTCCCTCTCAACTACGTGGAGGTGATCGTTCCTCTGCCACACTAA
- the LOC127414619 gene encoding endophilin-A2-like isoform X3, with protein sequence MLNTMSKIRGQVKSPGYPQAEGLLGECMAKFGRELGEETNFGGALVDVGESMKRLAEVKDSLDIDVKQNFIDPLQGLCDKDLREIQHHLKKLEGRRLDYDYKKKRQGKIPDEELRQALEKFHESKEVAEISMYNLLETDIEQVSQLSSLVESQLQYHRQAVQILDELSDKLRDRMKDAQSRPRKEYVPKPKPVIDFGDPNEQSNGGFTPTSAPPMRNAAAEQPCCKALYDFEPENEGELGFHEGDIITLTNQIDENWYEGMLRGQSGFFPLNYVEVIVPLPH encoded by the exons ATGTTGAACACTATGTCTAAGATCAGAGGCCAGGTGAAGAGTCCAGGTTATCCACAGGCAGAGGGGCTGCTGGGGGAATGCATGGCAAAGTTTGGTAGAGAACTTGGAGAGGAAACCAACTTTG GTGGTGCTCTAGTTGATGTTGGTGAAAGTATGAAGAGGCTAGCAGAGGTGAAGGATTCTTTGGACATTGATGTCAAACAAAACTTTATCGACCCTTTACAAGGCCTGTGTGACAAGGACCTGAGAGAGATACAG CATCATCTGAAAAAGCTTGAAGGACGCAGGTTGGATTATGACTACAAGAAGAAACGTCAAGGGAAGATTCCAGATGAAGAGCTCAGGCAGGCACTCGAGAAGTTTCATGAATCTAAGGAGGTGGCTGAGATCAGCATGTACAATCTTCTAGAAACCGAT ATTGAGCAAGTGAGCCAGCTGTCATCACTGGTTGAGTCTCAGCTGCAGTACCACAGACAGGCTGTTCAGATCCTAGATGAACTGTCCGACAAACTCAGAGacag GATGAAAGATGCTCAGTCACGTCCTCGTAAAGAGTATGTTCCCAAGCCCAAACCTGTTATTGACTTTGGAGACCCTAATGAACAGTCAAACGGAGGCTTCACCCCGACATCTGCTCCACCCATGCGAAATGCAG CAGCAGAGCAGCCATGCTGTAAAGCACTTTATGACTTTGAGCCAGAGAACGAGGGTGAGTTGGGCTTCCACGAGGGTGACATCATCACTCTgaccaatcaaatcgatgaaaaTTGGTACGAAGGCATGCTGCGTGGCCAATCAGGATTCTTCCCTCTCAACTACGTGGAGGTGATCGTTCCTCTGCCACACTAA
- the mpnd gene encoding MPN domain-containing protein produces MASEPPSSPQVMEEGADEEDEELSGAEDADLRASSGRGSLLTRRGITLRVLLKDGLVEPGDGALSIHYLGKKFVGDLLNDGKIRWVETGQIFNSPSAWATHCKRLVNPAKKSGCGWASVRYRGQKLVQYKTTWLHKYQPSADMSLISEGEDDEMGEDDEEEGKTAIPVEEKNKKSKPELHDIMVQRRDKERIPVRYCTLGTRDAARDPHTLVELSAFSAINRFQPFNVAVSSNVLLLMDFHCHLTTSEVVGYLGGRWDTNTQLLTVLRAFPCRIRLADKDAAPSVEEEICQNLFMRGLSLVGWYHSHPRGPALPSLQDIDSQMDHQLRLQGSSNGFQPCLGIICGPYYHGNQGVASTITPFWVVPPAEQRPNDYGIPVAVEVTYVQDNFLTTDVLNEMMLIVEFYRSAPDLVQFSQMWSPNTSILDKIKASLSGHAPKDQAYVQILEHVYNQLRNTQ; encoded by the exons ATGg CTTCAGAGCCACCCTCATCTCCTCAGGTGATGGAGGAGGGTGCAGATGAAGAAGATGAGGAGTTGAGTGGGGCAGAAGATGCAGATTTGAGGGCCTCCTCTGGGAGGGGTTCCCTCCTGACCAGGAGAGGCATTACATTAAGAGTCCTCTTAAAGGATGGTCTTGTGGAGCCCGGAGACGGCGCTCTGTCCATTCACTATCTG GGTAAAAAGTTTGTTGGAGACCTTTTAAATGATGGGAAGATCCGTTGGGTGGAGACAGGGCAGATCTTTAACTCTCCAAGCGCCTGGGCCACACACTGTAAACGCCTGGTCAACCCAGCCAAGAAATCTGGCTGTGGCTGGGCCTCAGTGCGGTACCGAGGCCAGAAACTGGTGCAGTACAAAACCACCTGGCTCCACAAGTACCAACCTAGTGCTGACATG AGCCTGATAAGTGAGGGAGAGGATGATGAAATGGGAGAGGATGATGAAGAGGAGGGAAAAACAGCCATACCAGTGGAGGAAAAGAATAAAAAGTCCAAACCAGAGCTGCACG ACATTATGGTGCAGagaagagacaaagagagaattCCAGTCAGGTATTGCACTCTTGGCACCAGAGATGCTGCCAG GGATCCTCATACTCTCGTAGAGTTGTCTGCTTTCTCTGCCATCAACCGCTTCCAGCCTTTTAACGTAGCTGTTTCCAGCAATGTTCTCCTGCTAATG GATTTCCACTGTCACCTGACCACAAGTGAGGTGGTGGGGTATTTAGGGGGCCGATGGGACACTAACACTCAGT TGCTGACAGTCTTGCGGGCATTCCCTTGCCGTATAAGGTTGGCTGATAAAGATGCTGCTCCATCTGTTGAAGAAGAG ATATGTCAAAATCTCTTCATGAGGGGGCTTTCATTGGTGGGATGGTATCACAGTCATCCACGAGGCCCCGCCCTACCATCCCTACAGGACATTGATTCGCAGATGGATCACCAACTCCGCCTACAAGGGAGCAGTAATGGCTTCCAGCCCTGTCTGGGAATTATCTGTG GACCCTATTACCATGGCAACCAAGGTGTGGCCTCCACCATCACACCATTCTGGGTCGTTCCTCCTGCAGAG CAAAGGCCCAATGACTACGGTATCCCAGTAGCTGTAGAGGTCACATATGTGCAAGACAACTTCCTCACTACAGACGTACTTAACGAAATG ATGCTAATAGTGGAGTTTTATAGGTCTGCTCCAGACCTGGTACAGTTCAGTCAGATGTGGAGTCCTAATACCTCAATACTCGACAAAATCAAG GCTTCTCTGAGTGGCCACGCACCCAAAGACCAGGCGTATGTGCAGATCCTGGAGCATGTGTACAACCAACTGCGCAACACACAGTGA
- the LOC127414619 gene encoding endophilin-A2-like isoform X1 codes for MSVAGLKKQFYKASQMVSEKVGGAEGTKLDEEFKDLEKKVDVTNKAVVEVISKTSEYLQPNPASRAKLSMLNTMSKIRGQVKSPGYPQAEGLLGECMAKFGRELGEETNFGGALVDVGESMKRLAEVKDSLDIDVKQNFIDPLQGLCDKDLREIQHHLKKLEGRRLDYDYKKKRQGKIPDEELRQALEKFHESKEVAEISMYNLLETDIEQVSQLSSLVESQLQYHRQAVQILDELSDKLRDRMKDAQSRPRKEYVPKPKPVIDFGDPNEQSNGGFTPTSAPPMRNAAAEQPCCKALYDFEPENEGELGFHEGDIITLTNQIDENWYEGMLRGQSGFFPLNYVEVIVPLPH; via the exons ATGGTGAGTGAGAAGGTTGGCGGTGCTGAGGGAACTAAACTCGATGAGGAGTTCAAAGACCTGGAGAAA AAAGTAGATGTGACAAATAAAGCTGTGGTAGAAGTCATCTCTAAAACATCAGAGTACCTGCAACCCAATCCAG CATCTCGTGCAAAGCTCTCTATGTTGAACACTATGTCTAAGATCAGAGGCCAGGTGAAGAGTCCAGGTTATCCACAGGCAGAGGGGCTGCTGGGGGAATGCATGGCAAAGTTTGGTAGAGAACTTGGAGAGGAAACCAACTTTG GTGGTGCTCTAGTTGATGTTGGTGAAAGTATGAAGAGGCTAGCAGAGGTGAAGGATTCTTTGGACATTGATGTCAAACAAAACTTTATCGACCCTTTACAAGGCCTGTGTGACAAGGACCTGAGAGAGATACAG CATCATCTGAAAAAGCTTGAAGGACGCAGGTTGGATTATGACTACAAGAAGAAACGTCAAGGGAAGATTCCAGATGAAGAGCTCAGGCAGGCACTCGAGAAGTTTCATGAATCTAAGGAGGTGGCTGAGATCAGCATGTACAATCTTCTAGAAACCGAT ATTGAGCAAGTGAGCCAGCTGTCATCACTGGTTGAGTCTCAGCTGCAGTACCACAGACAGGCTGTTCAGATCCTAGATGAACTGTCCGACAAACTCAGAGacag GATGAAAGATGCTCAGTCACGTCCTCGTAAAGAGTATGTTCCCAAGCCCAAACCTGTTATTGACTTTGGAGACCCTAATGAACAGTCAAACGGAGGCTTCACCCCGACATCTGCTCCACCCATGCGAAATGCAG CAGCAGAGCAGCCATGCTGTAAAGCACTTTATGACTTTGAGCCAGAGAACGAGGGTGAGTTGGGCTTCCACGAGGGTGACATCATCACTCTgaccaatcaaatcgatgaaaaTTGGTACGAAGGCATGCTGCGTGGCCAATCAGGATTCTTCCCTCTCAACTACGTGGAGGTGATCGTTCCTCTGCCACACTAA